A single region of the Denticeps clupeoides chromosome 18, fDenClu1.1, whole genome shotgun sequence genome encodes:
- the LOC114768341 gene encoding LRRN4 C-terminal-like protein yields MRVARFSALLPLLLRDVLLCLAETRNPGGMVIEFGGDEEETATTPPVTRGRGPAASARPGFRPCDYDLCAYQDVSCYDLSVRTGCLCPGITGPMEPPQPPQIKSVAQGAPGMVSVQWCAPLSTVDQYRVTVQGRGEQRLAAGGRSRNRTVEGVRAGDRVCVEAVNGAGSSGFADASCAVFDPSPPRSAGVAAGVIAGGLGLLVLISVVAISLWKRKFCHQTRTENVEGLGNPSFSKDSSQE; encoded by the coding sequence ATGAGGGTGGCACGGTTCTCCGCTCTGCTCCCTCTGCTGCTGAGGGACGTCCTCCTCTGCCTGGCGGAGACGCGGAACCCCGGCGGCATGGTGATCGAGTTCGGCGGCGACGAGGAGGAGACGGCGACCACGCCGCCCGTCACCAGAGGCCGGGGGCCGGCGGCCAGCGCGCGTCCCGGGTTCCGGCCGTGCGACTATGACCTCTGCGCGTACCAGGACGTGTCCTGCTACGACCTCTCTGTCAGGACGGGGTGCTTGTGCCCGGGCATCACCGGCCCCATGGAACCGCCTCAGCCGCCGCAGATCAAGTCGGTGGCCCAGGGGGCGCCCGGGATGGTGTCGGTTCAGTGGTGCGCCCCGCTCTCCACCGTGGACCAGTACCGGGTCACGGTGCAGGGGCGGGGCGAACAGCGCCTGGCGGCTGGGGGGCGGTCCCGCAACAGGACAGTGGAGGGCGTGAGGGCGGGGGACAGGGTGTGCGTGGAGGCCGTGAACGGTGCCGGCAGCAGTGGCTTTGCGGACGCCTCGTGCGCCGTGTTTGACCCGAGCCCGCCTCGCTCTGCGGGCGTGGCCGCCGGGGTCATCGCCGGGGGGCTGGGTCTCCTGGTCCTTATATCTGTGGTCGCCATCTCGCTTTGGAAGCGGAAATTCTGCCACCAAACCAGGACAGAAAATGTGGAGGGACTAGGAAACCCGTCCTTTAGTAAAGACAGTTCtcaggagtga